Within the Tursiops truncatus isolate mTurTru1 chromosome 19, mTurTru1.mat.Y, whole genome shotgun sequence genome, the region cacagccaaaaaaataaaaacaaataaataaatttataaaaaaaaaagaaactggatcCCCGGTAAATAGTAGGTTCGTACACTTGAACTCATTATATATAGACAGCTACACATGTATACTTACAGTCTATAAACACCCACATTTCAACATACAATGTGTATACACGTAATGTATGCATAGCGTCACGTATACACACATGCTATCTGTGCACCGTCACCTGCACACCATATATGTAGTACACACCCCTATATGTACACAATACAATTAGCACTCAGAGATATTTTGAGTTTGGTTTCAGACCACCACAATACAGCGAATATTACAAcaaagtcacacaattttttttggtttcccagtgcatataaaagttgtgtttaccctgtactgtagtctattaaatgtgcaatagctttatatctaaaaaaatccaatgtacataccttaattaaaaacacctgatttaaaaaaaaagacctggtgaatgaaaaataaatactgtattagagttaaaaaaacaaaaacaacaacaaaatacctggatgcaggacttccctgatggtccagtggttaagaccgtgctgccactgcagggggcgcaggttgcATCCGTGgtgggggaagtaagatcccacacgccgtgcgctgtggccaaaagataaaaaaaaaagaagaagaaaacaacttCATCAGTCTAGACACTTAAGATCTGCATACTTTAtgtgtgaaataaaaattttaaaaaacgcctgattgctaaaaaatgctaaccatcatctgaaaaTGCAGgcttgccacaaaccttcaatttgtaaagaaTGCAGTATCTGCGAAGTGCAATAGAATCAGGTGTACGTGTATATACACAACCGTGCAATACAATGTACACATGTCCATTCACCTGCACACAATTCCACACTCACATACGTACACAGCATATAAATACCCATATCTACTCATACAACGCACATGCCATGGGTGTCTATATACACATGTAAACATGCACATATGAGTCCAGTGGAGACACAGCCACATAACACACACTCCAGAGCTGTACCTGCATACATGTAACCCGAGTATTCACACTCATTTCCATGCGCATGCAAAGCAGACCCACACGTACATACGTCCACGCGATGTCTGCCCGGACAACTGCGCCGCCAGCTTCATGCACTAGCCCATGGCCTCCGTCCCCTGAGCTAACCGTTTCCTGCTCTCCCTCTCCTAACAGCCATGCTCAGCACACAGGCACCTTTCTTCTTCCCCACGGCCCCCTTCATCCTCTTTGTCTTCACGGCTTCCACCGTATTTCACCTTCAGCAGAGGCTAGTGAAGATTCAGCCCACATGGGAGTTACAGACGCTGGAGCTAGCAACCGAGGAATCTCCCTCGAGCCCCCAGCGGAGCCCCCGGCCAAAGGGCATGTGGACGATCAATGCCATAGGCCGCCTGGGGAACCAGATGGGGGAGTACGCCACCCTGTACGCCCTGGCCAAGATGAATGGGCGGCCGGCCTTCATCCCGCCCCAGATGCACAGCACGCTGGCCCCCATCTTCAGAATCACCCTCCCCGTCCTGCACGACACCACGGCCAGCAGGATCCCCTGGCAGAACTACCCCCTGAACGACTGGATGGAAGAGCGGTACCGACACATCCCGGGAGAGTACGTGCGCCTCACCGGCTACCCCTGCTCGTGGACCTTCTACCACCACCTCCGCGCCGAGATCCTCCAGGAGTTCACCCTGCACGACCACGTGCGTGAGGAGGCCCAGAATTTTCTGCGGGGTCTGCAGGTGAATGGGAGCCGGCCGAGCACCTACGTAGGGGTCCACGTGCGCCGGGGGGACTACGTCCACGTTATGCCCAACGTGTGGAAGGGCGTGGTGGCCGACCGGGGCTACCTGCAGCAGGCCCTGGACTGGTTCCGGGCTCGCTACCGCTCCCCCATCTTCGTGGTCACCAGCAACGGCATGGCCTGGTGTCGGGAAAATATTGAGGCCTCCCGTGGGGATGTGGTCTTTGCCGGCAATGGCATTGAGGGCTCACCCGCCAAGGACTTTGCATTGCTCACGCAATGTAATCACACCATCATGACCATTGGGACGTTTGGGATCTGGGCCGCCTACCTCGCAGGTGGAGAGACCATCTACCTGGCCAATTATACCCTCCCAGACTCTCCCTTCCTCAAAGTCTTTAAGCCAGAGGCAGCCTTCCTGCCAGATTGGACTGGGATCGCGGCAGACCTGTCCCCACTCCTCAAGCACTGATGTTAGCTGGTCCATCAGCACTCCATTCCCCTCTTCTGGATCCCCCAAGATCTGTTCCAAGGTATGAGAAGCACATTATTACATGTTCCAGAACACTGCCCTCTTGTACCATAATGCTTcaggctgcaagtaacagaagtCCCAACTAACTTGTTTAAATAACATGTTCATGTGTCTCACACAACAGGACCAGAGGTGGCACATCTCCAGGGTTAATTTAGCAGCTCAACCAGACCccagttctgggacttccctggtggcgcagtggttaggggtctgcctaccaatgcaggggacatgggttcgagccctggtccaggaaaatcccacatgctgctggagcagctaagccagtgcaccacaactactgagcttgtgctctagagcccgcgagccacaactactgagcctgtgcaccacaactactgaagcctgcgcgcctagagtccgtgctccgcaacgagaagccaccgcaatgagaagcccacgcatgacagcaaagagtagcccctgctcaccgcaaccacagaaagcccgtgcacagcaacgaagacctaaagcagccaaaaataaataaataaaataaatatttttttaaataaaaataagtcaaaaaaaaaaaaaagaccccagtTCTATCCATCTTGTTGAGCTGCCATAATCTCTTAAATCAGCTCCCACGTGCTCCCCGTGGTCCCAAGAAAGCTGCCACCTACTCAGGTGTCACACAGATATCCTTTTCCCAAGGCAGCAAAAAGAGGTTTGTTCTTATCTTAGGTCCCTTCTGAAGAGTGTGGGAAACCTTCCAAATCCTCCAGCAACTGGCCCCATGTCTCATTGACCAGAACTGTGTCACATGCCCCCTGACCCCTTGTAAGGCATGGTGAATGAGAGCCTGGGATTGACTTAGCTTCAGATCAATAAATCTTTGCCCCCTGCAGCTGGGGAGTTGATCAGCTTCCTCTGAAGGACATGGTGGCTTGCAGTAAGAAAATTGGGGTGCTCTTaccaaggaagaagggaggaatgtCTGTAGGGTGCAaaacagggaagccctggattattGTGCAAGTTGGTCACTACACAAAGGTCCCTAGACAAGGAGGCAAGTGGGGCTTAACTAGAGCCTACAGTCTGCTCTCCAAGCCATGTGTCCCTGGGACTGTGTCCACCCAGAGGACTCACTTTTTTCTAATTAGTCCATCCAGAGTGGGGaccttttgcccagtttttacaAGAGAGCCATATTGGCTAGTAGTTGGTGTGAATCCAAGACCTTGTGCCCCACCTCTGCAACCCTGGCTTCTGGGGACCACGACGATTATTGTTGAGAACTCAGAGACCAGCATGGCTCAATGAACTTGACGAGAGTCTATTCATTCTTTTAGTAAATACCTGTAGTGATGAACCTAACACGATCCCTGCTCTCAGGGACTGCGTTAACAAAACATAGTGGCTTCAAGTGACAGCAATTCATTCTTTCCCACCAGTCTGTGGGCTGCTGGGTGATTCTCTGCTCCAGTGCAACGCTGGCTGGGTGCTGTTACGCAGCTGCACTTAGTGGTGCTCATTTGGAATATCCTGCAAGACAGGATAGCTTGGACTCCCTCACAACATGGCTTTCAAGCTGTTTGCTGAAACACTTACTCTTGGAGTCCTCAGTCGTCATCATCATGTAAGAAGTCCAGCCACCTGAAGCGACCATGCTGTGAGGAGGCCCAAACTCAGTGAGAGGCCACAGAGGAACAGTCTTAGCTGAGGCCAGCTTCAAGTCATCCCAGCCCACACATCAGACATGTGAGTGTAGAAGCCTCCAGATGATTCCACAGTTGTTCCAGTCAACCTAGCGTTTAGAGTGATCCAGCCGAGGTTCCCGACAACATGTCGCAGAGACAAGCCATATTCCTGATTCACAGATTCTGTGAGCACAGCACTCTGATTGTTTTGtgccactaagtttggggataaTCTGTTAGGCAGCCATAAATAACTGGATAACAAACTAAATAGATGAGTCTCTGCATTTGCAAAATCTTTTATGACTTTGGCATGAAGGAGGCCAACATGCATATCCTCACCTGACTTGAGATCCcacgtgcaaaggtcctggggcggggcggggcggtaGTCTAGTTATACATGAGAGTGAAATGAGACCAGTGTGACTGGAGCACATGGAGACAGATATAGGTGGAGAAGTTAGCAGGGTGGGACCATGAAATGCCTTGTCGACCATGATGAggactttgggttttattctaagaCCGATGGGAAGCCATCAGAGGGCTTTAATTTAATTAGGGGAGTGATATGATCTGATTTGCTGTGTGGACATATCTGGCTGCTATGTGGAGAGAGGGCTGTAAGGGCAAGGATGGAGACAAAGAGACCAGTGAGAAGGCTACTGTAACACTTCCAGCATGCAGAGATGGTGGACCACGGAGGTAATGTTGAAATAGAAGTCTCATTTCAAGGGCCCAACAGAAACTCCTAGTGTCTCTCTGCCACAGTTTGACATTCCTGAAAAAGATAATCTGATGGGCTCAATCGGATTGATATCCATTGACTCATCCACCATGAGTCAATTACCTGAGGTCATGGGGGTGGGTCACCTAATACAAACACGACCACCATATTTGTAAGGGAGCTGATTCAAGAAAAGGTAATGAAAGAATACCCTAAGAATTGGGaagatgctgggacttccctggcggtccagtggttaagactccacgcttccactgcagggggcacgggttgcatccctggtgggggaactaagatcccacatgacgaacggtgtggcaaaaaaaaaaaaaaaaaaaaaaaaattgggaggaAGCTCCAAAAATgggtacagaggaaaaaaaggtttGCCACTCACATTTCAGTGACTGAAGAAAGTCACGTGGTCATACCCAATTTCAAAGAGGTGTCGACGAAAACTTAATCAGTGGacctaagaaagaaatggaaaattttatttgggccaaatttgaggattataaccagggaagagcatctcagaaagctctgagaactgttccaccggTTAGAAatcaaggcacagttatataagtttttttgaGACAGAGAGCTGTACATCAAATGATGTGTTATTGACAGTTTCCATAATCCGGATCTAAGCGTCATCCTGGTGGGTCACGTGACGCCTTACGAgctcaagaaggaatgttatcttttttttttttttttgcggtacgcgggactctcactgttgtggcctctcccgttgcggagcacaggctccggacgcgcaggctcagcggccatggctcacgggcccagccgctccgtggcacgtgggatcttcccggactggggcacgaacccgtgtcccctgcatcggcaggcggactctcaaccactgcgccaccagggaagccctccagcctTATTTTATACAGCTTGAATGGGTGGTGGTCACTGGACCAGGTTttgctatttaaaacaaaagaaaagaaattctatgttcatttattaattcagcattctctattttcttcatgtacatttaaaaatgtattggggGGGCACATTTTACATGCttctaaattaaaacaacatCATGGTTAGTCATAGTTTCCCCAAATGTCTGTGACAACATCTCCCCTCATTTCAGCCAACCAAGccttcccctgcccacccccatgtCAGTAAATGGCGCTGTCCATTTACTTCAACCAAACACTTAATCTTACCCttgattctttcttttacattttatccACCAGCAAGTTGTCAGCTTTACCTAGAAAATATACCCTGAATCTgatcttctctccttcctttaccATAACCATTCTGTCCAAGTCACCACCGTCTCCACCTGGACAGGTGtagaagtttctttaaaaacaaactaaacattttatacataaaatagagagTGTAGAAAATGCCCATCACGCAAttcaataatttcaaaatgtCCCCATTCTTCTTTCATCTATGCCCCTCATCTTCCCCCTTTTTACTTTATGCAAATCTCAGACAGCAAATTTTTCCATGCATGAATTCTGTATCTCTAATGGATGaggaattaataaaaatataaccacaTAAATATCTAAgacaattttataataatatgttaATATCGTCTATCAGAAGTCTGTGTTGAAACTTTTCTGACTGTCTCAAAAATGTCTTATTACTGTGTTTGGATCCAGATCTAAACAAACTTCACGGGAGCCGCGGAGgtgagcgcagcaacaggggtgcggagggcaaagcggagagattcccgcagaggatcggtgccgacaggcactcaccagcccgagaggcttgtctgctcacccgccggggcgggcggggctgggagctgaggctcgggcttcggtcggatcccagggagaggactggggttggcggcgtgaacacagcctgaaggggttagtgcgccatggctggccgggagggagtccgggaaaaggtctggagctgccgaagaggcaagagactttttcttccctctttgtttcctggtgcgcgaggagaggggattaagaccgcggcttaaaggagctccagagacggcgcAAGCCGctgctaaaagcgcagaccccagagacgggcatgagacgctaaggctgctgctgccgccaccaagaagcctgtgtgcgagcacaggttactatccacacctcccttccggggagcctgtgcagcccgccgctgccagggtcccgggatccagggacaacttccccgggagaacgcacggcgcgcctcaggctggtgcaacgtcatgcaggcctctgccgccgcaggctcgcccgcactccgtgcccaccccccccccgcccggcctgagtgagccagagaccccgagtcagcggctcctttaaccccgtcctgtctgagccaaGAACAGACGGCCTCCGGCGAtttacatgcagaggcggggccaaatctaaagctgaaccccgggaactgtgcgaacaaagaagagaaagggaaatttctcccagcagcctcaggagcagcggattaaatctccacaatcaacttgatgtacctgcatctgtggaatacatgaatagacaacgaatcacccccaattgaggaggtggactttgagagcaagatatattattttttccccttttcctccttttgtgagtatgtgtatgcttctgtgtgagattttgtctgtatagctttgctttcaccatttgtcctagggttctgtccgtccggtttttttgtttgtttgtttttactttaaaaataaaaaaaatttcttaataattattttttattttaataactttattttatctttattttattttatcctctttttttctttctttctttctttctttctttctactttttctcccttttattctgagccgtgtggatgaaaggctcttggtgctgtagccaggagtcagtgctgtgcctctgacgtgggagagccaactttaggacactggtccacaagagacctcccagctccacgtaatatcaaacggcgaatatctcccagagatctccatctcaacaccaacacccagcttcactcaacaaccagcaagctacagtgctggacaccctatgccaaacaactagcaagacaggaacacaaccccacccattagcagagaggctgcctaaaatcatagtaagtccacagacaccccaaaacacaccaccagacgtggacctgcccagcagaaagacaagatccagcctcatccaccagaacacaggcaccagtcccctccaccaggaagcctacgcaacccactaaaccaacctcagccactgggggcagacaccaaaaacaacgggaactaagaacctacagcctgcgaaaggggaccccaaacacagtaagataagcaaaatgaaaagacagaaaaacacacagcagatgaaggagcaagataaaaacccatcagacctaacaaataaagaggaaataggcagtctacctgaaaaagaattcagaataatgatagtaaagatgatccaaaatcttggaaacagaatagacaaaatgcaagaaacatttaacaaggacctaaaactaaagatgaaacaagcaacgatgaacaacacagtaaattaaatgaaaaatactctagaagggatcaatagcagaataactgaggcagaagaacggataagtgacctggaagataaaatagtggaaataactactgcaaagcagaataaagaaaaaagaataaacaaacttcATCCATTGCCTTTGGTTGACAAGtgtcttaaatatcttttaatctATAATgatccccttccttttcttttaaaaaaagccattAATTTGTTATGAAACCAAgtcatttgtcattttcatttggcTGGTTGAGTCCTCTTTCTGTCATTCAACATGttcctgtgttccctgcatttcCTGTGAACCAGAGTTAGAGCTAAAAAGTGTGtgtgtcagggacttccctggtggtccagtggttgggagtccaccttccagtgcaggggactcaggtttgatccctggtcagggaactaagatcccacatgccgtggggcaactaagcccacgtgctgcaactaagatctgacgcagccaaaaataaaataaataaataaatattttaaaaagtgtgtgtgcaTGATTCTGTATCACAATTATAAGAAAGTTATgctgtaaaaaaaatattaaaaatatacctcGAGGAATGAATTTGATCTACATTAACCAGCAGTGACAATAGACCAGTGAGGTAATAGTGGAACTGAGGCTAGAGACCAGTGA harbors:
- the LOC101323662 gene encoding galactoside alpha-(1,2)-fucosyltransferase 2, which gives rise to MWCERIVTSQVSAMLSTQAPFFFPTAPFILFVFTASTVFHLQQRLVKIQPTWELQTLELATEESPSSPQRSPRPKGMWTINAIGRLGNQMGEYATLYALAKMNGRPAFIPPQMHSTLAPIFRITLPVLHDTTASRIPWQNYPLNDWMEERYRHIPGEYVRLTGYPCSWTFYHHLRAEILQEFTLHDHVREEAQNFLRGLQVNGSRPSTYVGVHVRRGDYVHVMPNVWKGVVADRGYLQQALDWFRARYRSPIFVVTSNGMAWCRENIEASRGDVVFAGNGIEGSPAKDFALLTQCNHTIMTIGTFGIWAAYLAGGETIYLANYTLPDSPFLKVFKPEAAFLPDWTGIAADLSPLLKH